The DNA sequence TCATGGATGCTAACAATGCGACTCTCTAGGCACAACAAACTCTGCTGTCGCCATCATGGAGGGCAAGACCCCCAAGATCATTGAGAACTCAGAAGGTGCCCGCACCACCCCATCAGTCGTTGCCTTcgccgaggatggcgagCGCCTCGTTGGTGTGGCGGCCAAGCGGCAGGCCGTTGTCAACCCAGAGAACACCCTCTTCGCCACCAAGCGGTTAATTGGTCGCAAGTTCACCGACGCCGAGGTTCAGAGAGATATCAAGGAGGTCCCATACAAGATCGTCCAGCACACCAACGGTGACGCCTGGGTTGAGGCTCGTGGCCAGAAGTACTCGCCATCTCAGATTGGTGGCTTTGTCCTCaacaagatgaaggagaccGCCGAGGCCTACCTCAGCAAGCCCGTCAAGAACGCCGTTGTTACCGTCCCCGCTTACTTCAACGACTCCCAGCGTCAGGCCACCAAGGATGCTGGTCAGATTGCCGGCCTCAACGTTCTCCGTGTCGTCAACGAGCCCACTGCCGCTGCTCTCGCCTACGGtcttgagaaggaggctgACCGCGTTGTCGCTGTCTACGATCTTGGCGGTGGTACTTTCGATATCTCCGTTCTCGAGATCCAGAACGGTGTCTTCGAGGTCAAGTCCACCAACGGTGACACccatcttggtggtgaggatttTGATATCTCTCTCGTCCGCCACATCGTTCAGCAGTTCAAGAAGGACTCCAACATTGATCTCACCGGTGACCGCATGGCCATCCAGAGAATCCGCGAGGCCgctgagaaggccaagatcgagctttcttcttccctccaGACCGACATCAACCTTCCCTTCATCACTGCTGATGCCTCCGGTCCCAaacacatcaacatcaagctTTCCCGTGCTCAGCTCGAGTCCATGATGGATCCCCTTATCAAGCGCACCGTTGAGCCCGTCCGCAAGGCTCTCAAGGATGCCAACCTCCAGGCCAAGGACATCCAGGAGGTTATCCTCGTCGGTGGTATGACCCGCATGCCCAAGGTTGCCGAGTCCGTCAAGAGCATCTTCGGCCGTGACCCTGCCAAGTCCGTCAACCCCGATGAGGCTGTCGCCATTGGTGCCGCCGTCCAGGGTGCCGTTCTCTCCGGTGAGGTCAaggacctcctccttctcgatgtcactcccctctccctcggtATCGAGACCCTCGGCGGTGTCTTCACCCGTTTGATCaaccgcaacaccaccatccccaccaagAAGTCTCAGGTCTTCTCCACTGCCGCTGATTTCCAGACTGCCGTCGAGATCAAGGTCTACCAGGGTGAGCGTGAGCTTGTCCGTGACAACAAGCTCCTCGGCAACTTCCAGCTTGTCGGCATCCC is a window from the Podospora pseudocomata strain CBS 415.72m chromosome 6, whole genome shotgun sequence genome containing:
- the SSC1 gene encoding Hsp70 ATPase ssc1 (COG:O; EggNog:ENOG503NVS1), translating into MMSTRLSRALPRASTVAARAGMLRRTPAFAQRRYESTEEKVKGAVIGIDLGTTNSAVAIMEGKTPKIIENSEGARTTPSVVAFAEDGERLVGVAAKRQAVVNPENTLFATKRLIGRKFTDAEVQRDIKEVPYKIVQHTNGDAWVEARGQKYSPSQIGGFVLNKMKETAEAYLSKPVKNAVVTVPAYFNDSQRQATKDAGQIAGLNVLRVVNEPTAAALAYGLEKEADRVVAVYDLGGGTFDISVLEIQNGVFEVKSTNGDTHLGGEDFDISLVRHIVQQFKKDSNIDLTGDRMAIQRIREAAEKAKIELSSSLQTDINLPFITADASGPKHINIKLSRAQLESMMDPLIKRTVEPVRKALKDANLQAKDIQEVILVGGMTRMPKVAESVKSIFGRDPAKSVNPDEAVAIGAAVQGAVLSGEVKDLLLLDVTPLSLGIETLGGVFTRLINRNTTIPTKKSQVFSTAADFQTAVEIKVYQGERELVRDNKLLGNFQLVGIPPAHRGVPQIEVTFDIDADSIVHVHAKDKSTNKDQSITIASGSGLSDSEIQQMVEESEKYAEQDKERKAVIETANRADSVLTDTEKALNEYADKLDKTEADQIREKITSLREFVTKTQSGESTATAAEIKEKTDELQMASLNLFDKMHKARNEAGESTSSTEGEKKDEPKA